DNA sequence from the Dunckerocampus dactyliophorus isolate RoL2022-P2 chromosome 4, RoL_Ddac_1.1, whole genome shotgun sequence genome:
TGCCTGGTTTACGCAGCGGTATTATAACTGCCTCTTTCCACGCTGTTGGTAACTTTCCTTCCTCCCAAATCTTACTGGACAAGCTTATCACAGTTTGCTTTCATATGCCACTTAAATTTTTAACCATCTGATAACTTCCTTGGTGTTTACCTGGGGTAGTGTTCTTTAAACGTTTGCATCATGTTTGTGacttgttaaaacaaaacaacaaaaagacaagGGCAGCGTCGAGCATCATTACTAAATGACAAAAggaaatggaaaagacaaagacaacacaggaaaagcgacgccaaaatggaaaaaaacaaagacgatACAGAAAccattcttttgtctttgtcattattaaatgcaatgacaaaacgcaagtggaaaagacaaatacaaaacaggaaaaacaacggcaaattggacaaaacaaagacaatccAGAAATggtaaaagaatatgactacatttttatatttgtattattgttgattctctttgtatttccacacgtattcccttttaattttggtaCTCCTGTGAATCCATAGATGTACTGCGCCAAGATGAGCGTTTGCTCTGCCAGATAAAATGCTGCTTCGTTGCCCTTTATGCCCTAATGAGCTGGGATCAAAAAACTTTACTAATACTAATATTCCTCCTGTCAAGTCTGTACAACGTTTCGTATATTTCATTCACAACATCTTGCCTGATTTGcgatttaaaatactgtatagacaTTCATGCTGAGCTTGAATCTGAGCAAAAAACTGCCTTCTCCACTTTTGCCTCTTCTATCTACTGCAGAGCTGCCGATATTGCCATTAATTGAACTGTAAACACTTCCAAATGAACTGAGATTTTCTGTCCTGTCCAGTACTTCCTGTATTCGGGTCTTTAGAGCCATCATTATACACAAGCTTTACCTTTGCAGTCTTTCATTTCCACATTCCCCAAAAGATTTTTTAGATTGGACCTTTTCCAGGTTACTCAAGTCAACGGAGAAAGCAGAGAACAACCATGGAGGTGTGACTGTTAATGGCACTGACAAAGAGAACTGTTTTTGGTCTCCCAGCATGGTAGTAACACTCTTTTTGCATGCTGAACTTCTGGATGGCCCCTGAGATTCACCCAGTAATGCATAGTTAATTGCCTGTCTAATTTGCAAGGGTAGCTCACCCACCTCCACCTGCAGGGCAGGAACAGGAGTGGTCTGAAAAGCTCCACAACACAGTCAGTGCCTGTGCCTGCATCACTTCCAGCTTCTTCAATACAGTTGTAGAAGCTGACCCATACGCAATACATCCATAATCCATAATCGACCTCATCAGAACTATATAAACCCTTTTCATGGCAGATCTGCTGCCCCTCCAGTCCACCTCCAAACATCTCCCTCAAACAGATTCATTGGTTTTCTTTCTGCTCAAATTTTTCACTCTTAATCAAAAATACCAAATATATTATTCAAAACTATACATTGACCTTTAAATGCCCGTTTTCGTAGAAGTCAgtttttattcttggaaaatccacaaaaaatgagttattttccatataataaatgttaggAGGCTGGGATTATTAAatcaagtatatatatattcgtGATAAAAGGAGTGTCAGATTGTTTAAAAACTTACTGTTTTCAGTCAGTAGTGAAAActagtgaaaaataaaacagagaCATTAAATTGTCAGACACATCAAACACTACTTTATTAGGCGTTGCATTCAATgttcacaataaaatacagcatcAGACAAAATATATTAGGGGGTTTAGTTTTTCATTTGGGGCTGACAGACAGAGATAGGGCTGGGCTGAACTTTTGGTATCAATCCGATACCAATTCAGTATACAGTAGAGCCTGTATTTCTGATATTGATACCTATAAAACAGATACCGATTTCTCAACAGAAATAGATGATTTAgttattttgcctttaatttgttgatcataatTATAATCGGAATAAAACACATGGCAAaaattttaggcaaacaaaaattCTTTGTATCAACACACTTATTTGAGAACATATCAttgtataatacaatataagacaatgtaacaatattaacGAAATAATGATTCCTTTTTATTACATGCAATCACTTGACCAAAATCTAATCAAATCATGCGCTCTTTGCCGAGTGACCTCAATACCTGATTCATTTCAATGAGTGACTGATACGACCTCAATTCAGTCAAAGGAATCAAATCACTACTTTCCAGACGGAATGTGGAAGTAATCGAACATGAAGCGTCTTGATCAGTTACAGCATTTAGCCATAAACTACCGTAGCCCGTCAGTCACTCTGCATGAGTCTGTTCAAAGAGGACATTATGTGTCACCACAATTTCAGcaactaaaatgtttttcttccaATACATACTTTGCAAGGGAAGCTTTTACCACACTCCgaacaagtaaaaggttttccccctgtgtgtgtgttgtcatgtgtgACAACAAAGTTCCCTTTTGTGTGAAACTTTTAAAACAGTTtgagcaagtaaaaggtttttctcctgcgTGTGTTCTCTTGTGTAATACCAGACGCATTTTGTGAGAGAagcttttaccacagtctgagcaaataaaaggtttttctcctgtgtgtattctcataTGTGATACCAAAGTTCCCTTTCGTGTGAAACTTTTAGAACAGTTtgagcaagtaaaaggtttttctcctgtgtgtgtattcatgtgtgataccatatGTGCCTTTTGAGTGAagcttttaccacagtctgagcaactaaaacgtttttctcctgtgtgtattctcatgtgtgataccagAGCTTCTTTGCGAGCAAAGCTTTTaccgcagtctgagcaactaaaaggtttttctccagtgtgcgttctcatgtgtgataccatatttgctttgtgagtgaagcgtttaccacagtctgagcaactaaaaggtttttctcctgtatgTTTCCTCATGTGTAATGTCATTTGTATTTTCTGAGAGAAGCTTTTACCACAGTTTGAGCAACTAAAacatttttctcctgtgtgtattctcataTGTGATACCAACGTTTCCTTTCGTGTGAAAGTTTTAGAACAGCTtgagcaagtaaaaggtttttctccagtgtgcgttTTCAAGTGTACTACCATATGTGTCTTTTGAGTAAAGCTCTTACAACAATCTGAGCAACTAAAACGcttctcttgtgtgtgtgttcgcttgtgttgagtcaaattccCCTTACAAGAAAATCTTTTATCACAACCTGAgcagttaaaatgttttttaccagtcttctttttagagcactcagagtgtttgttgtcagtatGAGTCATCttatcaccttcacagtctgtatcgtGGTTGAAAGATTGTTGTCTTCATCTTCAGGAGAGTgcgacgttgtgtcgtcactatctgatagtagagctaagaggttgtctgcttgtgatcctccacagtggtctccatcagcttctgttgtcaagTGTTGCGGTGATCTGCTGCTTGAAGGCTCCATCTCTCTcgtctcctcacttggactgtgatgaagctgtgaggactcaggtggtttgacCTCATGGTCTTccgtcttcacagagacaccagtcagtggcaacctcCTCAGGCGCTCAGCCTCCTCTGGCACTAGAAGacgctctccctcctgagtgatcgagagttcttcctcttcctctttaacaaaGGGAGACTTTGGgtcctcctctttctctttaatgtgggtgggctctggctcctcctcttctttaATGTGAAGGGGCTGTGGCTGCTCCTGCTCTAAAGCGGAGCTCTCACCCTGTGGTTGAATGGGACATTCTCCTTGATGACCAGTCAGCTGCTGGATGTCTGAATTGTGcactgggaaaaaaagagcacaatTAAAGTTTAGTTACCACAATTCTTCCTTAAAAGTAACGGTGGAATAACGATTGATGGTTCTTTACATATTTTACTGTGAAACATTTTTCCCTGTTACATAGCAATTAACTTCATTTTACCagttattacctccgccaagcacagaGCCAAGCGCAACAGAGGGTATCTTTTGCTGGCgtttatttgtttgtctgtctgtgttcaaaataacttgaaaaattCAGAATGGATTATGTTAACATTAccatattaaaattatttatactaacatttttagcattgtAGGCACTTATACAAACACTTAGCGCTAttatgttaggtgttagcatgctagcattgttGGCATTCTTTAAGACAGTCCAACACTTCCATGGTACATTTTCATgttcaaggaatctaaataccTGTAAGAAGGActgatatttatggtgtaaaccACAATATGgtgggaactatggcgcttggcggtgGTATGCGTGTCAGTTTGCTTTTGTAGTTTAATATGAAAATACTTGTAGAAATGAATGTTTTCTCATTAAAGTACACAAGGGTTTACATTTTAATCAACTTGTATTTTAATTATGAAATATATTTCGTGTATGAATTCTCTTCAGACTACATAAAATATTTTGACAGTTAACAGTGACTTTTTTGTATGAGTCAAGTTGCATCACGTCATCAatccttcaaaaaaaaaaatcccatcccTTGGGACACCCTTTGCTTAGCATTTAGGATAAAAGAAGTCTCTATATGTCATAGTCATAGTATTATGTCATAAGCCTCTATTTTGTCTCTTACATATTTTTCATATGACAGCTCGGATTCTGATCAATCCCTGGGAGTTCATTGCTTGTATTTAATGCTCTTGGTATTTTCCTGTCAGTTTCTGTCAGCAAAACTGGTTTCAGGAgctaatttgaaatatttgtgtgCCCCATCCGTGCCCTGCAGTACTGTGTcgtattttccagcatatggATGTCCCTCAAGTTTTCCTGTTTCATTAATATAAACGCCCATGGTTTGAACagtcaaataataaaaactgtCCTTTTATAGTTGTGTGTCATAATTTTTTTAGGAGATAGGCTATTTtgtgatatttatatactgtatatctgtgcCACTTCTGAATTTAAATGTCCCAGTTTAATAAATCAGTACCCCTTTTTGTACAGCAGAGAGGGTCATTGTACCGTATTTGCGCAaccataaagcgcaccgtat
Encoded proteins:
- the LOC129179238 gene encoding cardiomyopathy-associated protein 5-like isoform X3, giving the protein MDESHRDWTPSLHLGHTEVETADNKRLQVTLYEQEVSPTRGENERLRKQLETVCKPQGVRHTEVHNSDIQQLTGHQGECPIQPQGESSALEQEQPQPLHIKEEEEPEPTHIKEKEEDPKSPFVKEEEEELSITQEGERLLVPEEAERLRRLPLTGVSVKTEDHEVKPPESSQLHHSPSEETREMEPSSSRSPQHLTTEADGDHCGGSQADNLLALLSDSDDTTSHSPEDEDNNLSTTIQTVKVIR
- the LOC129179238 gene encoding cardiomyopathy-associated protein 5-like isoform X5 translates to MHNSDIQQLTGHQGECPIQPQGESSALEQEQPQPLHIKEEEEPEPTHIKEKEEDPKSPFVKEEEEELSITQEGERLLVPEEAERLRRLPLTGVSVKTEDHEVKPPESSQLHHSPSEETREMEPSSSRSPQHLTTEADGDHCGGSQADNLLALLSDSDDTTSHSPEDEDNNLSTTIQTVKVIR
- the LOC129179238 gene encoding cardiomyopathy-associated protein 5-like isoform X1, with amino-acid sequence MVQTCCVIHCHNRSRDRFGNKKDGVRFFSFPTWKQSQGALICELTKRRRMAWIATVRRSNISFNAITRHMLVCSRHFHTGRPADEMDESHRDWTPSLHLGHTEVETADNKRLQVTLYEQEVSPTRGENERLRKQLETVCKPQGVRHTEVHNSDIQQLTGHQGECPIQPQGESSALEQEQPQPLHIKEEEEPEPTHIKEKEEDPKSPFVKEEEEELSITQEGERLLVPEEAERLRRLPLTGVSVKTEDHEVKPPESSQLHHSPSEETREMEPSSSRSPQHLTTEADGDHCGGSQADNLLALLSDSDDTTSHSPEDEDNNLSTTIQTVKVIR
- the LOC129179238 gene encoding gastrula zinc finger protein XlCGF8.2DB-like isoform X2, with the translated sequence MTHTDNKHSECSKKKTGKKHFNCSGCDKRFSCKGNLTQHKRTHTQEKRFSCSDCCKSFTQKTHMVVHLKTHTGEKPFTCSSCSKTFTRKETLVSHMRIHTGEKCFSCSNCGKSFSQKIQMTLHMRKHTGEKPFSCSDCGKRFTHKANMVSHMRTHTGEKPFSCSDCGKSFARKEALVSHMRIHTGEKRFSCSDCGKSFTQKAHMVSHMNTHTGEKPFTCSNCSKSFTRKGTLVSHMRIHTGEKPFICSDCGKSFSHKMRLVLHKRTHAGEKPFTCSNCFKSFTQKGTLLSHMTTHTQGENLLLVRSVVKASLAKYVLEEKHFSC